Proteins encoded in a region of the Drosophila gunungcola strain Sukarami chromosome 3L unlocalized genomic scaffold, Dgunungcola_SK_2 000005F, whole genome shotgun sequence genome:
- the LOC128259513 gene encoding uncharacterized protein LOC128259513 isoform X2, with product MTTETYSDLTYERGKVSKRALRPKLLKLTDVTIPHRSRKKNKVKTKDRSVTSVRERIYDDPAYTEDISHLANPMRRNSISGKPLSEHKARSDSGNQLSSSNRPPKNQFNKEIHQYVTEKQSEAKASAALNYECDSSSTDNESLVPIKGSMTRRVRSLERSLAATALERVDKKGTQKRNSKQKRNLSLDNSRQLPPGHPQRETEIAGKHGHDFDIRLRKERSRKHYVATKVTPTEVSELDEGYSARSSAQDSAVTVPTDSAADGARVAIGKRFLRGEIGIKSFNYYLLKEGLKSSKKLEDKPRAPAGLKAENRHSRSEENIYEEIFFKETPSPSVTGAASGIALSVASAMSDKDFHNQHLQKSGAQPNEMSATSDENAFGDCEICMEQCSKDNCEYCLAPVEQVGGGKLKEVQHQQEQNVSQRHQQEGTIETLTSSTVDAGVNVPAAHILEFQSYNPNNPGVYKIETTPVAITGDYNPILQFQQSSATTSTSATTTPSERQQLQQQIYGGYYLPHPHQRPYQQPIASNPLPSQYAVGGSMLFAQVAGASTGCATPPRRPQQQHFIVGYQNGGGSVAGAASLQRLNTRSSSSSDSLPYHKYNTMARLEANVFAAPATGDLYYAVSGTQPLHPLMYAANRPIGGSQILVDPYDPQIYKSDSKASILSEFSLRSSDNSQRYARHPHRRHGGRVRDSSLFSVHSNSGQRRYFGSTESRFGYDCRRCSLDGVIGIGSGAGVPIAASDKCSYSDNCRYECRNCDCSSNYFSSDFDDVYGSIVRGGSSGIPRKTAAGILPSSAQDDTVERQETGPLSLDQQQYAAPLDLKQNKYAQDFFKHVNDVKRSIYQSEMQRNNSLEPTRRGPKASSNTSSNSKASPKRAVSQELRQDPVVTTLPVRRGRPTAGVKPTPAPRTSIQGQTPLPDNSVPNPMPCKRKNQPTSRREYPSLDRLVASSTGTIPKRNNHRTIADNGLQSLKLAPKAKSLQTPDAEKKNVTLNGQLPLPLAKRHHRISGPKAHQNLPGPSTRRKDIPAPPPPSPATYSDLQELKANMEGLQDDTKSRSLESETNDLAAADRSKQSKKTVSSVPSDRNLEPTTSVPDASAAETDDNDVFYDAHSEDSGGGFLPLEANDFSKKSPSHMTTSKQALEDIIANENRKAANDSDVAHSDKDVDCERHEQASMDTAARANGEKPSKTKHKKTPTIAPDQHVGRTCLKEQRTVAPPTNVAPGISTTNNAGNTSASNSAVELEFNCKTGNTDSATTAVEHSGQTPDVPASATVTHLITVTRQDYACLDSSEAQSDDSHLTRDSITRESQNDELSSSTHEKLDVSTLPLPALPKRRRTRSRTSPSKHVHQRQQQQRHETIENANAVDETSAAAIQQPVKPQQRPVTPNQEKPEISPPKSNTAANQQKQSHLQHQQKHLSAFQQYVARRRESLEASNRCFNEKLEARKMHYQMGSSAVNENPAGSNGMPTYLFGEHYHGVTGSGRKSLSPSTTKEEIFLNKSGWVQVNTKRGNHKDDSSSYRRLSYGQQNGGTLFPESGRGRSAARSIPPDHGRRLDLARQSFIQQHQQQQANNGITESRFVGSKVEELIKKNEARLSGFSSRDPALRPGYRIIDPQLANILNERPGFLPVKSAKDLDSPITPILSPPPAFQDNSRSGRHPDRRKPVRQQGPLPLPVPLQSQTQLDTQHPNPGSSKGMVFSRSFEYDTRRPTPTNSYVDTFSRSFDGNLSERPLNLAVISGQREWSPNFSTLTGNSPNYLTKRESGGGSSGSLQSRDNSPKYLHPQATTAYLNTAVKEAPPVYNVAPGSQAKYSPRSRHERTAERSKSHALGRSRKSQFNRVGSAGPLAAHPNTPNIGVSRFRSFDTSKSQRLNSCDSGARSDLSNDELDNEDGGLSEFLTAGSHKFPKVGTSSVSISPFKVQRQRSLTPDRNESHSSSSSLRKQGSLTPESRSMTPEERCKKGSQLSLSGTRQNSSFKNNTLEARQRHEEKNGTQYIAQLL from the exons ATGACCACTGAGACCTATTCTGACTTGACCTATGAGCGAGGGAAGGTGTCAAAAAGGGCGTTGAGACCAAAGCTATTAAAATTAACAGATGTTACGATACCGCACCGCAGTCGAAAAAAGAACAAAGTGAAG aCGAAAGACCGTTCAGTTACTTCAGTGCGCGAGAGAATTTACGATGATCCGGCTTACACCGAGGATATAAGCCACTTGGCGAATCCCATGCGCCGCAATAGCATTTCCGGGAAGCCTTTATCAGAGCACAAGGCGCGGTCTGACAGTGGAAACCAGCTTTCATCCAGCAACCGGCCGCCAAAGAACCAATTTAACAAGGAGATCCATCAATATGTGACCGAAAAGCAGAGCGAAGCCAAGGCCAGTGCAGCCTTAAATTACGAATGTGATTCGAGCAGCACAGACAATGAGTCGCTGGTGCCAATCAAAGGCAGTATGACTCGCCGGGTGCGCAGTCTGGAGCGCAGTCTGGCCGCCACTGCCTTAGAAAGAGTCGATAAAAAGGGAACACAGAAGCGCAACTCAAAGCAAAAGCGGAACCTCAGCCTTGACAATAGTCGCCAGTTACCTCCAGGTCATCCGCAACGGGAAACGGAAATTGCGGGTAAGCATGGTCACGATTTTGATATTCGACTCCGCAAGGAACGTAGTCGAAAGCACTACGTCGCCACAAAAGTTACCCCAACGGAAGTCAGCGAACTAGATGAAGGGTACTCTGCACGCAGTTCGGCTCAAGACTCTGCCGTCACAGTACCTACAGACTCAGCCGCCGACGGGGCAAGGGTTGCCATTGGCAAACGCTTCCTGCGCGGCGAAATTGGaataaaaagctttaattaCTATCTGCTCAAGGAAGGCTTAAAGAGTTCAAAAAAGTTAGAGGACAAACCCCGAGCCCCTGCTGGTCTCAAGGCAGAAAACCGACATTCACGCAGCGAGGAAAACATCTACGAAGAAATTTTCTTCAAGGAAACTCCGAGCCCGTCGGTCACTGGTGCTGCATCAGGCATAGCATTGTCCGTTGCCTCGGCAATGTCTGACAAAGATTTTCACAACCAGCACTTACAAAAAAGTGGGGCTCAGCCAAATGAAATGAGCGCAACCAGCGACGAAAACGCATTTGGAGACTGCGAAATCTGCATGGAGCAGTGCAGCAAAGACAACTGTGAGTACTGCTTGGCTCCCGTGGAACAAGTTGGAGGTGGCAAGTTAAAAGAGGTTCAGCATCAGCAGGAACAGAACGTCAGCCAGAGACACCAACAAGAGGGCACTATAGAAACCCTTACATCGTCTACTGTTGATGCTGGGGTCAACGTGCCGGCCGCACATATTTTGGAGTTTCAGTCATACAACCCCAATAATCCAGGCGTGTACAAAATCGAGACGACCCCTGTGGCCATAACAGGCGACTACAATCCAATTCTTCAGTTCCAGCAGTCGTCAGCGACTACGTCCACATCAGCTACCACCACGCCCAGCGAGCgacagcagctgcagcaacaaatTTATGGTGGATACTATCTTCCGCACCCCCACCAAAGGCCGTACCAGCAGCCGATTGCTAGCAATCCGCTGCCAAGTCAGTATGCTGTGGGAGGCAGTATGCTCTTCGCCCAGGTTGCCGGTGCCTCTACTGGTTGTGCGACTCCACCGCGCCGACCACAACAGCAGCACTTCATCGTGGGATACCAGAATGGAGGAGGGTCGGTAGCAGGCGCGGCTTCTTTGCAGCGGCTTAACACGAGGTCTTCTTCCTCTAGCGACTCGCTGCCCTACCACAAATACAATACCATGGCGCGGCTCGAGGCAAACGTGTTTGCGGCACCGGCTACTGGAGACCTTTACTATGCAGTCAGTGGAACGCAGCCGCTGCATCCGCTGATGTATGCTGCCAACAGACCGATTGGAGGGTCTCAGATATTGGTTGACCCCTACGACCCTCAGATATACAAGAGCGACTCAAAGGCCTCTATTCTCAGCGAGTTCTCCCTTCGCAGCAGCGATAACTCCCAGCGTTACGCTCGGCATCCTCATCGGCGACATGGCGGACGGGTCAGAGATTCGAGTCTCTTTTCGGTGCACTCAAATTCTGGCCAAAGGCGGTACTTTGGTAGCACAGAAAGCAGGTTCGGATACGATTGTAGGCGCTGTAGCCTGGATGGGGTCATCGGAATAGGTTCCGGGGCTGGAGTGCCCATAGCAGCTTCCGATAAGTGCAGCTATTCCGACAACTGTCGGTACGAATGTCGAAATTGCGATTGTTCGTCCAATTACTTCAGTTCGGACTTTGATGATGTGTACGGGTCTATTGTGCGTGGTGGAAGCAGTGGCATACCGCGCAAGACTGCGGCAGGAATACTACCATCTAGTGCTCAGGACGATACCGTAGAGCGCCAAGAAACCGGGCCACTATCACTGGATCAGCAGCAATACGCAGCTCCCTTGGATCTAAAACAGAACAAATACGCCCaggatttttttaaacatgttaaCGACGTGAAACGAAGCATTTATCAGTCTGAAATGCAAAGAAACAATAGCTTGGAACCTACGAGACGGGGTCCAAAAGCCAGTAGCAACACGAGCAGCAATTCCAAAGCAAGTCCCAAACGGGCCGTTTCCCAGGAACTCAGACAAGATCCCGTAGTCACTACGCTTCCGGTGAGAAGGGGGCGACCGACTGCAGGAGTGAAGCCCACGCCTGCACCAAGAACGAGTATACAGGGGCAGACCCCATTACCAGATAATTCCGTGCCAA ACCCAATGCCGTGTAAGCGTAAAAATCAACCGACTAGCCGGAGGGAGTATCCTTCTCTAGACCGACTCGTAGCGTCTTCTACGGGAACTATTCCCAAAAGGAACAACCACCGGACCATAGCGGACAACGGCTTACAAAGCCTGAAGCTAGCTCCGAAGGCTAAATCTTTGCAGACTCCTgatgcagagaaaaaaaatgtaacccTTAATGGACAGTTGCCCTTACCCCTGGCGAAACGGCACCATCGCATAAGCGGACCGAAGGCACATCAAAATCTACCTGGTCCCAGTACACGCCGAAAAGACATTCCGGCGCCCCCTCCGCCTTCTCCTGCTACATATTCCGACCTTCAGGAGCTTAAGGCCAATATGGAGGGTCTTCAAGACGATACCAAGTCGCGAAGCTTGGAAAGCGAAACAAACGATCTGGCGGCAGCCGATAGGTCAAAGCAGTCAAAGAAAACAGTCTCAAGCGTTCCGTCCGATAGAAACCTGGAACCCACAACAAGTGTACCAGATGCAAGTGCGGCGGAGACTGATGATAACGATGTATTTTACGACGCACACAGCGAGGACTCTGGCGGTGGCTTCTTGCCCTTAGAAGCGAATGACTTTTCAAAAAAG AGTCCGTCTCACATGACGACATCCAAACAGGCCCTGGAGGACATCATTGCTAATGAGAATCGCAAGGCCGCAAATGACAGCGATGTGGCGCATTCTGACAAAGATGTCGATTGCGAGAGACATGAGCAGGCGTCCATGGACACGGCAGCGAGAGCAAACGGCGAAAAgccaagcaaaacaaaacacaaaaagactCCAACAATCGCCCCCGACCAACATGTTGGTCGAACATGTTTGAAGGAGCAACGCACCGTCGCACCACCAACAAATGTTGCTCCCGGAATCTCAACAACCAACAACGCTGGCAACACTAGCGCCAGCAACAGCGCAGTCGAGTTGGAGTTTAATTGCAAGACGGGCAACACGGACAGCGCAACGACAGCGGTAGAGCACAG TGGTCAGACACCCGATGTACCTGCAAGTGCGACAGTCACGCATTTAATAACAGTGACACGCCAGGACTACGCCTGTCTCGACTCCAGCGAAGCACAATCGGACGATAGCCACCTGACACGCGATTCCATTACCCGTGAGTCCCAGAACGATGAGCTCTCCTCCTCGACTCACGAGAAACTAGACGTCAGCACTCTTCCGCTGCCCGCTCTCCCTAAACGTCGTCGCACTCGCTCCCGTACCAGTCCATCGAAGCATGTGCAccagcgacagcagcagcaacgtcaTGAAACCATCGAAAATGCCAATGCTGTCGATGAAACGTCTGCAGCGGCAATCCAACAGCCAGTCAAGCCACAACAGCGACCAGTTACTCCAAATCAAGAAAAGCCAGAGATAAGCCCGCCGAAAAGCAACACAGCTGCTAACCAGCAGAAACAGTCACATTTGCAGCATCAGCAGAAACACCTCTCTGCCTTCCAGCAGTACGTTGCAAGGCGACGAGAGAGTCTAGAGGCATCCAACCGTTGTTTCAACGAGAAGCTGGAGGCGCGCAAAATGCACTACCAAATGGGCAGCAGTGCCGTCAATGAAAACCCTGCCGGCTCTAACGGGATGCCCACGTACCTTTTCGGGGAACACTACCATGGGGTCACCGGCTCTGGGCGGAAGTCCTTATCGCCCTCCACCACCAAAGAAGAGATATTCCTAAACAAGTCCGGCTGGGTGCAGGTCAACACGAAGCGTGGGAATCACAAGGATGACAGCAGTAGTTATCGCCGGCTCAGCTATGGCCAACAGAATGGAGGAACTCTTTTCCCGGAAAGTGGACGAGGGCGCAGTGCGGCGCGGTCGATTCCTCCAGACCATGGGCGTCGCTTAGACCTGGCACGGCAGTCTTTTAttcagcagcatcagcaacagcaggccaACAATGGCATAACCGAGTCAAGGTTTGTcggctccaaagtggaagagttaattaaaaaaaacgaagctCGACTAAGCGGCTTTTCATCACGGGACCCTGCGCTCCGTCCGGGCTATCGGATTATAGATCCCCAACTAGCGAACATCCTCAACGAGCGGCCAGGTTTCTTACCAGTAAAAAGCGCCAAAGATCTGGACTCCCCAATAACTCCGATTCTCTCGCCTCCACCCGCTTTCCAGGACAACAGCCGGAGTGGGCGCCATCCGGACCGCCGCAAGCCAGTTCGCCAGCAGGGCCCGCTGCCGCTTCCTGTGCCGCTCCAGTCGCAGACCCAGTTGGACACTCAGCACCCAAATCCTGGTTCCAGCAAGGGCATGGTATTCTCTCGCAGTTTCGAGTACGACACTCGCCGTCCCACGCCCACCAACAGCTATGTAGACACGTTTTCCCGCAGTTTTGATGGAAATTTATCAGAACGTCCACTCAACCTGGCTGTGATATCAGGCCAACGGGAATGGTCGCCAAACTTCAGCACACTGACCGGCAACTCACCCAATTATCTAACGAAGCGGGagagcggcggcggcagcagtgGTTCTCTTCAAAGCCGCGACAATTCACCCAAATATCTGCATCCGCAAGCGACAACGGCCTACTTGAATACCGCTGTCAAGGAGGCGCCTCCTGTTTACAACGTAGCCCCCGGCAGTCAGGCCAAGTACTCCCCGCGTTCCCGTCACGAAAGGACTGCTGAGCGCTCTAAGAGCCACGCTCTAGGACGTTCCCGCAAGTCCCAGTTCAACCGCGTGGGCAGCGCGGGACCTCTGGCAGCACATCCCAACACACCCAATATAGGAGTCTCGCGTTTCCGCAGCTTTGACACGTCCAAGAGCCAGCGCCTCAATTCCTGTGACAGTGGTGCAAGATCAG ATCTTTCCAACGATGAGCTGGACAACGAGGATGGCGGCCTAAGCGAGTTTCTCACTGCCGGCAGTCACAAGTTCCCCAAAGTCGGAACGAGTAGCGTCAGCATCTCGCCGTTCAAGGTCCAGCGCCAGCGGTCTCTTACACCAGATCGCAACGAATCCCATAGCTCATCCAGCAGCCTGCGGAAGCAAGGATCGTTGACTCCCGAATCCAGGTCCATGACTCCAGAGGAGCGATGCAAAAAGGGGTCGCAGCTCTCGTTAAGTGGCACCCGTCAGAACTCTAGCTTCAAAAACAACACGTTGGAGGCCCGCCAACGGCACGAGGAAAAAAACGGCACCCAATATATCGCGCAGCTCCTCTAG